A single Thermaerobacter sp. FW80 DNA region contains:
- a CDS encoding Sapep family Mn(2+)-dependent dipeptidase: MAQLDRWLQDHRQEMVAAVQALCRIRSVQDEPAPGQPFGPGVAEALEWVRRRAEALGFRTRNVDGYAIDAEIGEGDEWIAILAHVDVVPEGSGWTHPPYAAEIHDGKIYARGAVDDKGPTVAALYAMKAVADLALAAGRRPARRARLVVGGNEESGFECVKYYFARESQPALGFSPDAMFPLVHAEKGIWTFRLSLELPGGGADSLDEPADGAAGALEEAASGRAASAGAPARVAPGVPAAEGATDSGAGGESGRGGIPRAGREAEGAADGPGAGAAPRPRWRARLVRLEGGTRVNVVPEHAVAELVVAGPGAPSLEELARRLQDGGGPGRARIEARVADDRLVVEARGAAAHAMHPEKGINAVAGLLGALVRVLGPALPRSSDLGFLAEAGARTDGSGFGIAVTDAVSGPLTVNLGIVRLVGADDRAAAGSSPAPGSEASAAEGASSRARGGGAVIYADCNVRYPVTASAAQLLQRLTATLADSGWRVESREDMPPHHVPEHSEIVQQLLAVYRDETGDRDARPLAIGGGTYARVLRNGVAFGPLFPGQRELAHEPDEHWSIDDLMRCTRIYARALYRLMFAPGQ; this comes from the coding sequence GTGGCCCAGCTCGACCGGTGGCTCCAGGACCATCGCCAGGAGATGGTGGCGGCCGTCCAGGCCCTCTGCCGCATCCGCAGCGTGCAGGACGAACCGGCCCCGGGTCAGCCTTTCGGGCCCGGCGTGGCGGAGGCCCTGGAGTGGGTCCGCCGCCGGGCGGAGGCCCTGGGCTTCCGCACCCGCAACGTGGACGGCTACGCCATCGACGCCGAGATCGGCGAGGGGGACGAGTGGATCGCCATCCTCGCCCACGTGGACGTGGTGCCGGAGGGGAGCGGCTGGACCCACCCGCCCTATGCGGCGGAGATCCACGACGGCAAGATCTACGCCCGCGGCGCGGTGGACGACAAGGGGCCGACCGTGGCCGCCCTGTACGCCATGAAGGCCGTGGCCGACCTGGCCCTGGCCGCCGGGCGCCGCCCGGCGCGGCGCGCTCGCCTGGTGGTCGGCGGCAACGAGGAGTCGGGCTTCGAGTGCGTCAAGTACTACTTCGCCCGCGAGTCCCAGCCCGCCCTGGGCTTCAGCCCCGACGCCATGTTCCCCCTGGTCCACGCGGAGAAGGGCATCTGGACCTTCCGGCTGAGCTTGGAGCTGCCCGGCGGGGGCGCGGATTCCCTGGACGAACCGGCCGACGGGGCGGCTGGTGCCCTGGAGGAGGCCGCCTCCGGTCGCGCTGCGTCGGCGGGAGCCCCGGCCAGGGTAGCCCCCGGCGTCCCTGCCGCCGAGGGCGCCACGGACAGCGGCGCCGGCGGTGAGAGCGGGCGTGGCGGCATCCCGCGTGCGGGCCGGGAGGCGGAGGGAGCGGCCGATGGGCCGGGGGCCGGGGCGGCCCCGCGGCCCCGGTGGAGGGCCCGGCTGGTCCGGCTCGAGGGCGGAACGCGGGTGAACGTGGTCCCCGAACACGCCGTGGCCGAGCTGGTCGTCGCAGGCCCCGGGGCGCCTTCCCTGGAAGAGCTGGCCCGCCGCCTGCAGGATGGCGGCGGACCGGGGCGCGCCCGGATCGAGGCGCGGGTCGCCGACGATCGCCTGGTGGTCGAGGCGCGCGGGGCGGCGGCCCATGCGATGCACCCGGAGAAGGGCATCAACGCCGTGGCCGGGCTGCTGGGGGCGTTGGTGCGGGTGCTGGGGCCGGCGCTGCCGCGTTCGTCCGACCTCGGATTCCTGGCGGAGGCCGGTGCCCGGACCGACGGCTCCGGATTCGGCATCGCCGTCACCGACGCCGTCTCGGGACCGCTGACCGTCAACCTGGGGATCGTGCGCCTGGTGGGCGCGGACGATCGGGCGGCGGCCGGCTCGTCCCCCGCGCCCGGGTCCGAGGCGTCGGCGGCCGAGGGCGCGTCGTCCCGGGCGAGGGGCGGCGGGGCGGTGATCTACGCCGACTGCAACGTTCGCTACCCCGTCACCGCCTCCGCGGCCCAGCTGCTCCAGCGGCTCACGGCCACCCTGGCCGACAGCGGGTGGCGGGTGGAATCCCGCGAGGACATGCCGCCCCACCACGTGCCGGAGCACAGCGAGATCGTGCAGCAGCTGCTGGCCGTGTACCGCGACGAGACGGGCGACCGCGACGCCCGCCCCCTGGCCATCGGCGGGGGCACCTACGCCCGCGTGCTGCGCAACGGCGTCGCCTTCGGCCCGCTGTTCCCCGGCCAGCGCGAGCTGGCCCACGAGCCCGACGAGCACTGGAGCATCGACGACCTGATGCGGTGCACCCGCATCTACGCGCGGGCCCTCTATCGCCTGATGTTCGCCCCCGGGCAGTGA
- a CDS encoding amino acid ABC transporter ATP-binding protein — MSETPMIEFRGVNKWFGDLHVLKDINLTIRRGEVVVIAGPSGSGKSTLLRTINYLEPVQEGEILVDGQPIGRRRQGNRWVEESAAELNRKRQEIGMVFQQYNLFPHMTALENVMEGLVTVRRMPRAEAERIAREMLARVGLADRMHHRPSRLSGGQQQRVAIARALAMRPKVILFDEPTSALDPELTGEVLNVMLDVARQGYTMVVVTHEMGFAREVADRIVFMDEGRILVDAPPDWFFRDPGHPRARDFLGRVLWHAG; from the coding sequence ATGAGTGAGACGCCCATGATCGAGTTCCGCGGCGTGAACAAGTGGTTCGGCGACCTGCACGTGCTCAAGGACATCAACCTGACCATCCGCCGCGGCGAGGTGGTGGTGATCGCGGGCCCCAGCGGCAGCGGCAAGTCCACCCTCCTGCGCACCATCAACTACCTGGAGCCGGTGCAGGAGGGGGAGATCCTGGTGGACGGCCAGCCCATCGGCCGGCGTCGCCAGGGCAACCGCTGGGTGGAGGAGTCCGCCGCCGAGCTCAACCGCAAGCGCCAGGAGATCGGCATGGTCTTCCAGCAGTACAACCTCTTCCCCCACATGACGGCGCTGGAGAACGTCATGGAGGGGCTGGTCACCGTGCGGCGGATGCCGCGGGCCGAGGCGGAGCGCATCGCCCGGGAGATGCTCGCCCGGGTCGGTCTGGCCGATCGCATGCATCACCGGCCCTCCAGGCTCTCGGGCGGGCAGCAGCAGCGGGTGGCCATCGCCCGGGCGCTGGCCATGCGGCCCAAGGTGATCCTGTTCGACGAGCCCACCTCGGCCCTGGACCCCGAGCTGACCGGCGAGGTGCTCAACGTGATGCTCGACGTGGCCCGGCAGGGGTATACCATGGTGGTGGTCACTCACGAGATGGGCTTCGCCCGCGAGGTGGCCGATCGCATCGTGTTCATGGACGAGGGGCGCATCCTGGTGGACGCCCCGCCCGACTGGTTCTTCCGGGACCCGGGCCACCCGCGGGCGCGGGACTTCCTCGGTCGCGTGCTCTGGCACGCGGGGTAG
- a CDS encoding amino acid ABC transporter permease, producing MPQEGLVDLGFWGAIQRVTPIYVQGALTTLQLTAVAIVLGLVVGLVVALMKLSRVGILRRAGSFYTWVIRGTPLLVQIYIIYFGLTQYDVVLDPFPAAVLALTINSGAYLAEIIRAGIESIPKGQMEAARSLGMSYGQAMRRVILPQAYRRMIPPMVNEFVTLLKDSSLVSIISMEELMLYSRQLANATARGMWFFGYAAFYYLVMTTLFTTLGAWLERKLKDYE from the coding sequence ATGCCGCAAGAGGGACTGGTGGATCTCGGCTTCTGGGGCGCGATCCAGCGGGTCACGCCCATCTACGTCCAGGGCGCCCTGACCACCCTCCAGCTCACGGCGGTGGCCATCGTGCTGGGCTTGGTGGTCGGGCTGGTCGTCGCCCTGATGAAGCTCTCGCGCGTCGGGATCCTGCGCCGCGCGGGGTCGTTCTACACCTGGGTCATCCGCGGGACGCCGCTCTTGGTGCAGATCTACATCATCTACTTCGGCCTGACCCAGTACGACGTGGTGCTGGACCCCTTCCCGGCGGCGGTGCTGGCCCTGACCATCAACTCCGGGGCGTACCTGGCGGAGATCATCCGGGCGGGCATCGAATCCATCCCCAAGGGGCAGATGGAGGCGGCCCGCTCCCTGGGCATGAGCTACGGCCAGGCCATGCGCCGGGTCATCCTGCCCCAGGCCTACCGGCGGATGATCCCGCCCATGGTCAACGAGTTCGTCACGCTGCTCAAGGACTCGTCGCTGGTGTCCATCATCAGCATGGAGGAGCTGATGCTCTATTCCCGCCAGCTGGCCAACGCCACCGCCCGGGGCATGTGGTTCTTCGGCTACGCCGCCTTCTACTACCTGGTGATGACGACGCTGTTCACCACCCTGGGCGCGTGGCTGGAAAGGAAGCTGAAGGACTATGAGTGA
- a CDS encoding basic amino acid ABC transporter substrate-binding protein, which yields MLTAWRRKGLGRRGWVALALLAVLLIAAGCGGAGQPAAGTGGGDGAGSDAGDAAGGDGEASLLDEIKARGYMVFATDGAYPPMEFPNPENPSELIGFDIDLGKAIAEKLGVEYRVEVAEWEGLLGGLEARRFDAVMSSMNITLERQKSADFVQYLEMGQMIVVPKGNPDGIQSLDDLKGKVIAVQIGTTNEQVARGIEGATVKTFQNFPDALQEVAAGRADATILDEPVARYYANIEGDKYEYVGVPFETAPVGIAVPKGEDELVQAIQQALDELKQDGTYDRIYAKWFGGQ from the coding sequence GTGTTGACAGCGTGGCGTAGGAAGGGACTTGGCCGTCGCGGCTGGGTGGCGCTGGCCCTGCTGGCCGTCCTGCTGATCGCGGCCGGCTGCGGCGGGGCCGGGCAGCCGGCGGCCGGCACGGGGGGCGGCGACGGCGCCGGCAGCGACGCCGGCGATGCCGCCGGCGGGGACGGCGAGGCGTCGCTGCTCGACGAGATCAAGGCCCGGGGGTACATGGTCTTCGCCACCGACGGCGCCTACCCGCCCATGGAGTTCCCCAACCCGGAGAACCCCAGCGAGCTGATCGGGTTCGACATCGACCTGGGGAAGGCCATCGCCGAGAAGCTGGGCGTGGAGTACCGGGTCGAGGTGGCGGAGTGGGAGGGCCTGCTGGGCGGACTCGAGGCGCGGCGCTTCGACGCGGTGATGAGCTCCATGAACATCACCTTGGAGCGCCAGAAGAGCGCCGACTTCGTCCAGTACCTGGAGATGGGGCAGATGATCGTGGTCCCCAAGGGCAACCCCGATGGCATCCAGTCGCTGGATGACCTGAAGGGCAAGGTTATCGCCGTCCAGATCGGCACCACCAACGAACAGGTCGCCCGGGGCATCGAGGGCGCCACGGTCAAGACCTTCCAGAACTTCCCCGACGCCCTCCAGGAGGTGGCGGCGGGCCGGGCCGACGCGACCATCCTGGACGAGCCGGTGGCCCGGTACTACGCCAACATCGAGGGCGACAAGTACGAGTACGTGGGGGTTCCCTTCGAGACCGCACCCGTCGGCATCGCCGTGCCCAAGGGCGAGGACGAGCTGGTCCAGGCCATCCAGCAGGCCCTGGACGAGTTGAAGCAGGACGGCACCTACGACCGGATCTACGCCAAGTGGTTCGGGGGCCAGTGA